The nucleotide sequence ctcagatgtataaaatgagacaaattgtaagtcgttctggataagggtgccaaatgtcagaaatgtaaataattgtCCCTTATTTACACTCTGAGAAAAAAATTACTGAACATGTGCCATCCCTTGACACTCGGTTGGTACATTATGAGTGCACCTTTCCTACCTTTAGTGTATCTTTTACTTGCAAAGACGCACAATGTGTAACTTTATCCTGTTAATCTAAAAGCTAATTATAGGTACAAAAGTCGCCTTTACACGATTTTTGTATctttaaatcaaatcaaagtGACTTTTTGCTCTGTTTCATTTGTggttttcttgtttctttaaaAGTAACAAAGTaccaaaataatatttaaaatacagtaaagaCCTTAGGCTACTTCTTGTCAGTTCACATGCTGCAGGTCTCTGGTTCGAGTGTTCTAGTCCCCGCCCACATATTAACACCTCGTTAGATTTTGTAATAGCTGCACTTAGGGTGGAATGCAGACATATTGTTCCTCTGTATGCTGGGAGGCTTATAAATTTTGGATCAACAGTCTTCTGAATTCAGTCCTACTTTACAAGGCAGCCTTCGACCACCTTTCAGCCATGACTAAAACAGCGTGTGGAAGTGTTAGTCCTGTCCTGGGAGAGGGACGAAAATATAAAAGACACACTAAAGGGACGTATATTGGACTTGTTGCATATGTTATTCAAGATTCTCCTAACAAGATGCTGACCTTCAAACAGGTAGGAGAAGGGTcaacatttaattattatcatagTAACATTTTTGAATGCATCCTTATTAATcaacattgttttttgtttgtagaTTATGAAGAAATTGGGCATGTTTGTCACTGGGGATAGAAAAGGTCTCGAAAACAACATCAGAGTCTGTCTGTCATCCAACAAGTGCTTTGTAAAGGTGAGATGGCctttctgtggttttagaatccgattttagtttagttttaaaAATGATCAACACTGACTTGTAATTTGTAATCCCAGGTTCCAATTGACCCAGAGTATCCCAATGCCAAGAGGAACTTTTGGAGAGTGGATGAGAACAACATCACCCCAAAGATGCTGCGTCGTCATTTCAGTGATATGGCTGAGCTCTTCCCAGGACTGCCACCAGCATGGGACAGAAAACCAGCACCTCCACCAGTCAAGATGGAGGACCGTCCGATCAAATTTACCGGCCCTTTTTCAATCGAGTCACTCTTAAAGAAGGATCATCTCCCTCAGGTGCGGGTCAATGCGCAACAAGCGGCTCCGACTGTGTCCAACAGTAACCTCTGCTTTCCAGATCAGTTTTACTGCAGAACAGCCAGCGCAGATTCACTGACATGTttagacagagagaacagacaAGACAGCTTGTATCACACGTACAGATCAGTAGAAGAAGTTAGCTGGAGGAAGCCTGTAGAGAGGATGGATTTATCTCCTGAGCTGCATCATGCACTGGTGTATTCATCACACTTTCCTTATGATCAGACTCTACTCACTAATAAAGTGTGGAGCtctccaccaaacactgaccAGCTCAGGTATATGAGATGGTAAATTCTGAGACTggaactgtaaataaaatggtgCACTTTGAGTGAATGGGGTTAGATGTACATCCCTGCATTTTTGCTTGcttgtatatatttttctttcgaaataaaatgtaaaaaaaaattctttactggttccatttctttcttctcaAACAGTGTTAAACCGGCCAATTGAGTTTAATTggtttaattttctttaatttcacttaatctttctttctttctttctttctttctttctttctttctttctttcttttggccGCTAGATGGCAGTAAAGGAACAAAATTattcactttaaataaataaccagcATTAAGATATAAACGTGGCACCTGTAAAGTAACCTATACACATCTagcatatttatattatatttatatttcttatatttatagCATGTGAAAACATTTATTGCACACCAATCagttataacattatgaccacctgcttaatattgtgttggtcccccttctgctgccaaaacaggcccatttttgctttgt is from Hemibagrus wyckioides isolate EC202008001 linkage group LG24, SWU_Hwy_1.0, whole genome shotgun sequence and encodes:
- the LOC131345515 gene encoding uncharacterized protein LOC131345515, encoding MQTYCSSVCWEAYKFWINSLLNSVLLYKAAFDHLSAMTKTACGSVSPVLGEGRKYKRHTKGTYIGLVAYVIQDSPNKMLTFKQIMKKLGMFVTGDRKGLENNIRVCLSSNKCFVKVPIDPEYPNAKRNFWRVDENNITPKMLRRHFSDMAELFPGLPPAWDRKPAPPPVKMEDRPIKFTGPFSIESLLKKDHLPQVRVNAQQAAPTVSNSNLCFPDQFYCRTASADSLTCLDRENRQDSLYHTYRSVEEVSWRKPVERMDLSPELHHALVYSSHFPYDQTLLTNKVWSSPPNTDQLRYMRW